Proteins encoded in a region of the Quercus lobata isolate SW786 chromosome 8, ValleyOak3.0 Primary Assembly, whole genome shotgun sequence genome:
- the LOC115955725 gene encoding phosphatidylinositol/phosphatidylcholine transfer protein SFH9-like isoform X4 — MGIANEEAVKEFRSLMEEIDEPLKNSYKGYPTETLVRFLKAREWNVAKAHKMKPIIPIDLYRAVRDSHLQGFSGYTKQGLPVIAIGLGLSTFDKASVNYYVQSHIQLNEYRDRVVLPSATKKHGRHIGTCLKILDMTGLKLSALNNIKLLTAISTIDDLNYPEKTDTYYIVNAPYIFSACWKVVKPLLQERTRRKIQVLQGCGRDELLKIMDYGSLPHFCRREGSGSSKHYRNEGTDNCFSLDHEFHQQLYDYINQQALSKESTSPIKQGSMHVDFPAPNPGDTEIMKTIQTEFHKLGNKNGLANSLKGVKVNGD; from the exons ATGGGTATTGCAAATGAGGAGGCTGTGAAGGAGTTCCGGTCTTTAATGGAAGAAA TAGATGAGCCACTGAAGAACTCATACAAG GGTTATCCAACAGAAACATTGGTTCGGTTTCTCAAAGCCAGGGAATGGAATGTTGCCAAAGCACATAAAATG AAACCTATCATCCCTATTGACTTGTACAGAGCAGTGCGAGATTCTCACCTTCAAGGATTTTCTGGTTACACAAAACAG GGCCTTCCAGTCATTGCTATTGGTCTTGGGCTCAGCACATTTGACAAAGCATCT gtAAATTACTATGTGCAGTCACACATCCAGTTGAATGAATACAGAGATCGTGTAGTTCTG CCTTCTGCAACAAAGAAGCATGGACGACATATTGGTACCTGTCTGAAAATCTTAGACATGACCGGTTTAAAGCTTTCAGCGCTGAATAACATTAAG CTTTTGACTGCTATATCTACAATTGATGACTTGAACTATCCTGAGAAGACAGATACATATTATATTGTAAATGCACCCTATATATTTTCAGCATGTTGGAAG GTTGTAAAGCCTCTTTTGCAAGAAAGAACAAGGCGGAAAATCCAGGTTCTGCAAGGTTGTGGAAGAGATGAGTTACTGAAG ATAATGGATTATGGATCACTCCCGCATTTTTGTAGAAGAGAGGGCTCTGGATCGTCCAAGCATTATAGAAATGAGGGCACTGACAACTGTTTCTCATTAGACCATGAATTCCATCAACAACTCTATGATTATATCAATCAGCAAGCTTTGTCTAAAGAGTCTACTTCACCAatcaaacaggggtcaatgcaTGTAGATTTTCCGGCGCCAAACCCAGGAGACACCGAGATCATGAAGACCATTCAAACTGAATTCCATAAGTTAGGAAATAAGAATGGGCTTGCCAACTCACTGAAGGGCGTTAAAGTTAATGGTGACTGA
- the LOC115955725 gene encoding phosphatidylinositol/phosphatidylcholine transfer protein SFH2-like isoform X1 encodes MGIANEEAVKEFRSLMEEIDEPLKNSYKNMHQGYPTETLVRFLKAREWNVAKAHKMLVDCLQWRVQNGIDNILSKPIIPIDLYRAVRDSHLQGFSGYTKQGLPVIAIGLGLSTFDKASVNYYVQSHIQLNEYRDRVVLPSATKKHGRHIGTCLKILDMTGLKLSALNNIKLLTAISTIDDLNYPEKTDTYYIVNAPYIFSACWKVVKPLLQERTRRKIQVLQGCGRDELLKIMDYGSLPHFCRREGSGSSKHYRNEGTDNCFSLDHEFHQQLYDYINQQALSKESTSPIKQGSMHVDFPAPNPGDTEIMKTIQTEFHKLGNKNGLANSLKGVKVNGD; translated from the exons ATGGGTATTGCAAATGAGGAGGCTGTGAAGGAGTTCCGGTCTTTAATGGAAGAAA TAGATGAGCCACTGAAGAACTCATACAAG AATATGCACCAGGGTTATCCAACAGAAACATTGGTTCGGTTTCTCAAAGCCAGGGAATGGAATGTTGCCAAAGCACATAAAATG TTGGTTGATTGTTTACAGTGGAGAGTACAGAATGGAATTGACAATATACTGTCG AAACCTATCATCCCTATTGACTTGTACAGAGCAGTGCGAGATTCTCACCTTCAAGGATTTTCTGGTTACACAAAACAG GGCCTTCCAGTCATTGCTATTGGTCTTGGGCTCAGCACATTTGACAAAGCATCT gtAAATTACTATGTGCAGTCACACATCCAGTTGAATGAATACAGAGATCGTGTAGTTCTG CCTTCTGCAACAAAGAAGCATGGACGACATATTGGTACCTGTCTGAAAATCTTAGACATGACCGGTTTAAAGCTTTCAGCGCTGAATAACATTAAG CTTTTGACTGCTATATCTACAATTGATGACTTGAACTATCCTGAGAAGACAGATACATATTATATTGTAAATGCACCCTATATATTTTCAGCATGTTGGAAG GTTGTAAAGCCTCTTTTGCAAGAAAGAACAAGGCGGAAAATCCAGGTTCTGCAAGGTTGTGGAAGAGATGAGTTACTGAAG ATAATGGATTATGGATCACTCCCGCATTTTTGTAGAAGAGAGGGCTCTGGATCGTCCAAGCATTATAGAAATGAGGGCACTGACAACTGTTTCTCATTAGACCATGAATTCCATCAACAACTCTATGATTATATCAATCAGCAAGCTTTGTCTAAAGAGTCTACTTCACCAatcaaacaggggtcaatgcaTGTAGATTTTCCGGCGCCAAACCCAGGAGACACCGAGATCATGAAGACCATTCAAACTGAATTCCATAAGTTAGGAAATAAGAATGGGCTTGCCAACTCACTGAAGGGCGTTAAAGTTAATGGTGACTGA
- the LOC115955725 gene encoding phosphatidylinositol/phosphatidylcholine transfer protein SFH9-like isoform X3 — translation MGIANEEAVKEFRSLMEEIDEPLKNSYKNMHQGYPTETLVRFLKAREWNVAKAHKMKPIIPIDLYRAVRDSHLQGFSGYTKQGLPVIAIGLGLSTFDKASVNYYVQSHIQLNEYRDRVVLPSATKKHGRHIGTCLKILDMTGLKLSALNNIKLLTAISTIDDLNYPEKTDTYYIVNAPYIFSACWKVVKPLLQERTRRKIQVLQGCGRDELLKIMDYGSLPHFCRREGSGSSKHYRNEGTDNCFSLDHEFHQQLYDYINQQALSKESTSPIKQGSMHVDFPAPNPGDTEIMKTIQTEFHKLGNKNGLANSLKGVKVNGD, via the exons ATGGGTATTGCAAATGAGGAGGCTGTGAAGGAGTTCCGGTCTTTAATGGAAGAAA TAGATGAGCCACTGAAGAACTCATACAAG AATATGCACCAGGGTTATCCAACAGAAACATTGGTTCGGTTTCTCAAAGCCAGGGAATGGAATGTTGCCAAAGCACATAAAATG AAACCTATCATCCCTATTGACTTGTACAGAGCAGTGCGAGATTCTCACCTTCAAGGATTTTCTGGTTACACAAAACAG GGCCTTCCAGTCATTGCTATTGGTCTTGGGCTCAGCACATTTGACAAAGCATCT gtAAATTACTATGTGCAGTCACACATCCAGTTGAATGAATACAGAGATCGTGTAGTTCTG CCTTCTGCAACAAAGAAGCATGGACGACATATTGGTACCTGTCTGAAAATCTTAGACATGACCGGTTTAAAGCTTTCAGCGCTGAATAACATTAAG CTTTTGACTGCTATATCTACAATTGATGACTTGAACTATCCTGAGAAGACAGATACATATTATATTGTAAATGCACCCTATATATTTTCAGCATGTTGGAAG GTTGTAAAGCCTCTTTTGCAAGAAAGAACAAGGCGGAAAATCCAGGTTCTGCAAGGTTGTGGAAGAGATGAGTTACTGAAG ATAATGGATTATGGATCACTCCCGCATTTTTGTAGAAGAGAGGGCTCTGGATCGTCCAAGCATTATAGAAATGAGGGCACTGACAACTGTTTCTCATTAGACCATGAATTCCATCAACAACTCTATGATTATATCAATCAGCAAGCTTTGTCTAAAGAGTCTACTTCACCAatcaaacaggggtcaatgcaTGTAGATTTTCCGGCGCCAAACCCAGGAGACACCGAGATCATGAAGACCATTCAAACTGAATTCCATAAGTTAGGAAATAAGAATGGGCTTGCCAACTCACTGAAGGGCGTTAAAGTTAATGGTGACTGA
- the LOC115955725 gene encoding phosphatidylinositol/phosphatidylcholine transfer protein SFH2-like isoform X2 has translation MGIANEEAVKEFRSLMEEIDEPLKNSYKGYPTETLVRFLKAREWNVAKAHKMLVDCLQWRVQNGIDNILSKPIIPIDLYRAVRDSHLQGFSGYTKQGLPVIAIGLGLSTFDKASVNYYVQSHIQLNEYRDRVVLPSATKKHGRHIGTCLKILDMTGLKLSALNNIKLLTAISTIDDLNYPEKTDTYYIVNAPYIFSACWKVVKPLLQERTRRKIQVLQGCGRDELLKIMDYGSLPHFCRREGSGSSKHYRNEGTDNCFSLDHEFHQQLYDYINQQALSKESTSPIKQGSMHVDFPAPNPGDTEIMKTIQTEFHKLGNKNGLANSLKGVKVNGD, from the exons ATGGGTATTGCAAATGAGGAGGCTGTGAAGGAGTTCCGGTCTTTAATGGAAGAAA TAGATGAGCCACTGAAGAACTCATACAAG GGTTATCCAACAGAAACATTGGTTCGGTTTCTCAAAGCCAGGGAATGGAATGTTGCCAAAGCACATAAAATG TTGGTTGATTGTTTACAGTGGAGAGTACAGAATGGAATTGACAATATACTGTCG AAACCTATCATCCCTATTGACTTGTACAGAGCAGTGCGAGATTCTCACCTTCAAGGATTTTCTGGTTACACAAAACAG GGCCTTCCAGTCATTGCTATTGGTCTTGGGCTCAGCACATTTGACAAAGCATCT gtAAATTACTATGTGCAGTCACACATCCAGTTGAATGAATACAGAGATCGTGTAGTTCTG CCTTCTGCAACAAAGAAGCATGGACGACATATTGGTACCTGTCTGAAAATCTTAGACATGACCGGTTTAAAGCTTTCAGCGCTGAATAACATTAAG CTTTTGACTGCTATATCTACAATTGATGACTTGAACTATCCTGAGAAGACAGATACATATTATATTGTAAATGCACCCTATATATTTTCAGCATGTTGGAAG GTTGTAAAGCCTCTTTTGCAAGAAAGAACAAGGCGGAAAATCCAGGTTCTGCAAGGTTGTGGAAGAGATGAGTTACTGAAG ATAATGGATTATGGATCACTCCCGCATTTTTGTAGAAGAGAGGGCTCTGGATCGTCCAAGCATTATAGAAATGAGGGCACTGACAACTGTTTCTCATTAGACCATGAATTCCATCAACAACTCTATGATTATATCAATCAGCAAGCTTTGTCTAAAGAGTCTACTTCACCAatcaaacaggggtcaatgcaTGTAGATTTTCCGGCGCCAAACCCAGGAGACACCGAGATCATGAAGACCATTCAAACTGAATTCCATAAGTTAGGAAATAAGAATGGGCTTGCCAACTCACTGAAGGGCGTTAAAGTTAATGGTGACTGA